GAAGCAGCAGAGGAAGCCGGAGCAGAAGAAGCGGTGCTGGTGGAAGAAGAACCGCCGCAGGCAGCCAGAGCTGCACCAATGGTCACGGCACCGGAAGCGAGCAGGAAATTACGGCGAGAGATCTTTTTCATAAGGGTAAACCTCCTTCATGGTTTTCCATTATTTGCAAAAACTTTCTTCATAAAAGGTTCCGTAGCAAGAGCCTTTAGAGACATATTAAAGAATGCTGACCGACCCGCCGTCCAGCAATTTGCCGGAAACGCGGATCTGTTCGGGCAGGGTCACTCTTGGATGCTCGATCAGCTCAATGAGCTTGTCGGCAGCCGTGCGGCCCAGCGCGGCGGTGTTCTGCTGGTAAGTCACCAGCTGAGGCTTGACCACCCGGGAGAGGTAGATGCCGTCGTAGCCCATCACCGAAACATCCTCCGGGATCGAAAGCCCCTTTTCGCTGATGGCGTTGTAGCCGCCCAGCGCGGAGAAATCGTCCGGGAAGATGATGCAGGTGGGCGGCTGCGGAAGCTCCAGCAGCGCTTTGGTCTCGGCGGCACAGCGGTCAGCATCATGGTAGATGCCCTCCCGCACATAAGCTTCCGGGATCTTCAGGCCCAGCTCTTCGCAGGCCTGATAGAAACCTGCAACGCGGTTCTCGGTAACGGCGGTCTTTTCGCCGTGGATAAAGGCGATGCGGCGGTGGCCGCAGGCCCATGCCTGCCGCACCAGTGCCTTCAGGCCGAAAACGTTATCCGAGAGGATCGCCATGCGGTTATTGAACACATGATCGATCGTGACCACCGGCACCTCGCTGTTCACCAGCTCCACCACCTGCGGCTCGTAGAAGTTCACGCAGGCGATCACCACGCCGTCCACATTGCGGTAGCGGCAGTGCTCAAGGTAGCTCATGCTCTTGCCGCTGATATTGTGGTTGATAAAGGTGATGTCGTAGCCGTGTTTCTCGGCTTCCACCTTGAAGCTGTCCAGCACGGCGGAAAAGTATTCGTGGGTCAGGCCGCTCTGCCGTTCATCCACGAACAGAACGCCCAGATTGTAAGTACGGTTTGTTTTCAAGGAACGGGCGGCAGCATTGGGCAGGTAGCCCATACGGTGCGCTGCGGCCCGCACCCGTTCTCGTGTGGCAGGCGAGATATCCGGCTGGTCGTTCAGCGCCTTGCTGACCGTTGCCACCGATACGCCGCATTCCTTTGCCAGATCTTTCAGGGACGGCATCGCTCGTTTGCCTCCTTCCGAAGAACGTTTTACGGGGGATGTTCTCCGTCAAGTCCTTAATCGTTTTCGCAATTTCATGATAGCGTATTTTGTACGAAAAATCAAGCTCAAAAGAATAACTTTCATTGCTTTTGGCTCAATTTTGGCGTTTTGTTCGTTTCTGAAGAACCGAAATTGTGCATCTTGGATGGGTTTCGTTACATTTCGGTTAAAATCAAAAGATTTTCGTTGCGGTTTCGTTACGATTTTCGCCGTATATAATATTACCTATAAATTGTGTTTCAGCGTTTTCGCTTACAGGAAGCACAAAAAGCGTGCTTGAAATAAATTTTCTGAAAATCATGAAAACATACGTATTTATGAAAGATACTTTCAGAATTTTTTTAGAAAATCCTCTTGCTTTTTTGGCCTGCTTGGGCTATGCTAGAAGCAAAGAGAATGCTTTGATCGTCTGCCTTAATCGTTTTCGCAAAAGCGATGCCGCCGGGGCTGC
Above is a genomic segment from Faecalibacterium taiwanense containing:
- a CDS encoding LacI family DNA-binding transcriptional regulator, which encodes MPSLKDLAKECGVSVATVSKALNDQPDISPATRERVRAAAHRMGYLPNAAARSLKTNRTYNLGVLFVDERQSGLTHEYFSAVLDSFKVEAEKHGYDITFINHNISGKSMSYLEHCRYRNVDGVVIACVNFYEPQVVELVNSEVPVVTIDHVFNNRMAILSDNVFGLKALVRQAWACGHRRIAFIHGEKTAVTENRVAGFYQACEELGLKIPEAYVREGIYHDADRCAAETKALLELPQPPTCIIFPDDFSALGGYNAISEKGLSIPEDVSVMGYDGIYLSRVVKPQLVTYQQNTAALGRTAADKLIELIEHPRVTLPEQIRVSGKLLDGGSVSIL